A genomic window from Xyrauchen texanus isolate HMW12.3.18 chromosome 31, RBS_HiC_50CHRs, whole genome shotgun sequence includes:
- the LOC127624990 gene encoding zinc finger protein 501-like isoform X3 has product MFIMREQVDVIHAGEQQMLQTPVKIEVKQEEIKEEITTEEQSDDDEEQMLQTFVKIEVKQEIKEEITTEEQRNDDDEQQMLQTPVKMCSVKLLDCRNLMKMREETTAEEQQSDEDDVIPSEPMEVKEEHEELNEVEEKSHDFISGEKSLSCSETENSLSQRRAAKKSFTCSQCGKSFTCKRNLNIHMRVHTGEKPYMCHQCGKSFTSKRDLDRHMRVHTGEKPYTCHQCGKSFTCKGNLNTHMRVHSGERPYTCHQCGKSFTQSEHLKTHERIHTGEKPYKCSHCGKTFTCSEHIKRHERIHTGEKPYTCHQCGKSFANADHLKNHLRCHSGEKLFECDQCGKTFVLAQYLKQHLKTHTKKKPYKCSFCGKSFTRMSYLKEHQKMHTGVADHVCFECGKILTTAGSLNQHQRIHTGEKPYKCSHCGKSFSMSQNMKAHERIHTGEKPYNCSSCEKSFISASSLWQHEKKICPRRHSEQESSSGPMISSKW; this is encoded by the exons atgttcatcatgagagagcaggtggatgtgattcatgctggagaacagcagatgctgcagacaccagtgaagattgaagtgaagcaggaggagataaaagaggAAATCACAACAGAAGaacagagtgatgatgatgaagagcagatgctgcagacatttgtgaagattgaagtgaagcaggaaaTTAAAGAGGAAATCACAACAGAAGAACAGAGAAATGATGAcgatgaacagcagatgctgcagacaccagtgaagatgtgttcagtgaagcttctggactgcaggaacctgatgaagatgagagaagaaaccacagcagaggaacaacagagtgatgaagatgatgttattccttcag AGccgatggaagtgaaagaggaacatgaagaactgaatgaagtggaggagaaaagTCATGATTTCAtatctggagaaaaatctttgagttgcTCAGAGACTGAAAATAGTTTATCTCAAAGAAGAGCAGCCAAGaaatctttcacctgctctcagtgtggaaagagtttcacatgtaaaagaaatcttaatatacacatgagagttcatactggagagaaaccttacatgtgccatcagtgtgggaagagtttcacaaGTAAAAGAGATCTTGAtagacacatgagagttcatactggggagaagccttacacatgccatcagtgtgggaagagtttcacatGTAAAGGCAATCTTAAtacacacatgagagttcatagtggagagagaccttacacatgccatcagtgtggaaagagtttcacacagtcagaacacctgaaaacacatgagagaattcatactggagagaaaccttacaagtgctcgcACTGTGGAAAGACTTTCACTTGTTCAGAACACATTAAAAGGcacgagagaatccatactggagagaaaccttacacgtgccatcagtgtgggaagagttttgCAAATGCAGACCATCTCAAGAATCATCTCCGCTGTCACTCTGGAGAAAAGTTATttgaatgtgatcagtgtggtaaaacatttgttctggCACAGTACCTAAAACaacatctgaaaactcacacaaaaaagaaaccttacaagtgttcattttgtggaaagagttttacacgCATGTCCTATTTGAAAGAGCACCAGAAAATGCATACCGGTGTGGCGGATCAtgtgtgctttgaatgtgggaagatCTTGACTACAGCCGGCAGCTTGAATCAgcaccaaagaattcatactggagagaaaccttacaagtgctcacactgtggaaagagtttcagtatGTCACAAAACATGAaagcacatgagagaattcatactggagagaaaccatacaactGCTCTTCATGTGAGAAAAGTTTCATCTCAGCAAGTTCTTTATGGCAACATGAAAAAAAGATTTGCCCACGTAGGCACAGTGAGCAAGAATCATCTTCTGGTCCAATGATATCAAGTAAATGGTGA